In one Nostoc sp. KVJ3 genomic region, the following are encoded:
- a CDS encoding TniQ family protein → MEMVEIQTWLFQIEPLERESLSHFLGRFRRANDLTPTGLGKAAGLGGAIARWEKFRFNPPPSRQQLEALAKVVEVDADRLAQMLPPPGVGMKLEPIRLCAACYVESPCHKIEWQLKITQGCDRHQLILLSECPNCGARFKIPAVWVDGWCQQCFLSFADMVKYQKSYR, encoded by the coding sequence ATGGAAATGGTAGAGATTCAAACTTGGCTGTTTCAAATAGAACCTTTAGAAAGAGAAAGTTTAAGCCACTTTTTAGGACGCTTTCGACGAGCAAATGATTTAACGCCTACTGGGTTAGGTAAAGCAGCAGGACTTGGCGGTGCGATCGCCCGATGGGAAAAATTTCGGTTTAATCCCCCACCGTCTCGCCAGCAATTAGAGGCATTGGCTAAGGTTGTGGAGGTTGATGCTGATAGGCTAGCGCAGATGTTACCACCTCCTGGGGTGGGGATGAAGCTTGAGCCGATTCGGTTATGTGCTGCTTGTTATGTTGAGTCACCTTGTCATAAGATTGAATGGCAGTTGAAGATAACGCAAGGGTGCGATCGCCACCAATTAATTTTGTTGTCAGAATGTCCAAACTGTGGGGCAAGATTTAAGATTCCAGCAGTGTGGGTGGATGGTTGGTGTCAGCAGTGTTTTCTGAGTTTTGCCGATATGGTAAAGTATCAAAAGTCTTATCGATGA
- a CDS encoding TniB family NTP-binding protein — MNSKPAQEVVQQLGNIPQNNEKLQAEIQRLNRKSFIPLEQVQILHEWLEGKRQARQCCRILGESRTGKTIACDAYRLRHKPTQQPGKPPIVPVAYILVPPECSSKDLFRLIIEHLKYQMTKGTVAEIRERTRRVLKGCGVESLIIDEADRLKPNTFKDVRDIGEELEISVVLVGTDRLDAVIGRDEQVKRRFQAGHRFGKLSGEDFKRTVEIWERQILRLPVASNLSSKTMLKTLGEATGGYIGLLDMILREAAIRALKKGLQKVDLETLKEVAAEYK, encoded by the coding sequence ATGAATTCCAAACCAGCACAAGAAGTAGTTCAACAATTAGGTAATATTCCACAAAATAATGAAAAACTACAAGCAGAAATTCAACGATTGAACCGAAAGAGTTTTATCCCACTTGAGCAAGTGCAGATTCTCCATGAATGGCTGGAAGGAAAGCGTCAAGCACGTCAGTGTTGTCGAATTTTAGGAGAGTCACGTACAGGCAAAACTATTGCCTGTGATGCTTACAGGTTAAGACATAAACCAACGCAACAGCCAGGTAAACCTCCAATAGTTCCTGTTGCTTACATTTTAGTTCCTCCAGAATGCAGCTCTAAGGATTTATTCAGGTTAATTATTGAGCATTTAAAATATCAAATGACGAAGGGAACAGTTGCAGAAATTCGAGAACGGACTCGGCGGGTTCTTAAAGGCTGTGGGGTAGAAAGTTTAATTATTGATGAGGCTGACCGCTTGAAGCCGAATACGTTTAAAGATGTAAGAGACATTGGTGAAGAATTAGAAATATCTGTTGTCTTAGTGGGTACTGATCGTTTAGATGCTGTCATTGGGAGGGATGAACAAGTTAAACGCCGCTTTCAAGCTGGTCATAGGTTTGGTAAATTGTCAGGAGAAGATTTTAAACGAACAGTAGAAATTTGGGAACGGCAAATTTTAAGACTGCCAGTTGCTTCTAATCTTTCCAGTAAGACAATGCTTAAGACTTTGGGTGAAGCAACTGGTGGTTACATTGGTCTGCTGGATATGATTCTCAGGGAGGCAGCCATTCGGGCATTGAAGAAAGGATTACAGAAGGTTGATTTGGAAACGCTGAAGGAAGTAGCTGCGGAGTACAAATAA